A genomic window from Nicotiana sylvestris chromosome 11, ASM39365v2, whole genome shotgun sequence includes:
- the LOC104244233 gene encoding serine/threonine-protein kinase RIPK-like: MKENIRSSPMARCGRLDPDDFIQNYKRALEDYDAIAKEGPSQGFNVGDAKNLSHDELEKITNGFCQENFIQHIGYGRLFRGFIDDGEGMREVTVKTWDFIFPGVISYDLYPRKFWDEIVLLERSEFESHPCLMKLIGFCFDKKLAVVYDMKFKTPLCDAVRSAEFGWKERMKVATDYALLLITLSRKQFDVWCNGCTDR, encoded by the exons ATGAAAGAGAATATTCGAAGCTCGCCTATGGCTAGATGTGGCCGGCTTGATCCAGATGATTTCATTCAAAACTATAAACGTGCTCTAGAAGACTACGATGCGATTGCAAAGGA GGGTCCTTCTCAAGGTTTCAACGTGGGCGATGCAAAAAATTTGAGCCATGATGAGTTGGAGAAGATCACTAATGGGTTCTGTCAAGAGAATTTTATCCAGCACATTGGATATGGCAGATTGTTCCGGGGGTTTATAGATGACGGTGAAGGAATGCGGGAGGTTACTGTCAAAACATGGGATTTTATCTTTCCTGGGGTGATAAGCTATGATTTGTATCCACGAAAATTCTGG GATGAAATTGTATTACTTGAAAGGTCAGAATTTGAGTCTCATCCTTGCTTGATGAAGTTGATTGGCTTTTGTTTTGACAAGAAGCTCGCTGTAGTTTATGATATGAAGTTCAAGACACCCTTGTGCGATGCAGTTCGTTCTG CTGAATTTGGGTGGAAGGAGCGAATGAAGGTGGCAACTGATTATGCACTGCTCCTGATAACATTAAGCCGGAAGCAGTTTGATGTTTGGTGTAATGGTTGTACTGATAGATGA